From Saccharothrix espanaensis DSM 44229, the proteins below share one genomic window:
- a CDS encoding S1 family peptidase, which translates to MFTRRSAALTSVLAAAVLLPGGLVAHAGGTPPEIDRSADRIQEAVAEKGALGFYRNEHKGGFVVVLPATGPGSAADFTVAGVTATVERSRTTRAEIDAVDSRIRAEARRDGTHVFGSVFDLARDVMVITSDAPPETLRSLTAGLSIAVEHRYGTGGRESRQNDPRPFRGGAAITVGSGKCTSGFAVKDPEGNRYLLTAGHCGYVPGVPIGRPARNTGSGAYIGEFYNWSYPSRDLALIGTLQTGFYGPQIYVGDATGKTIRVAGAADPVAGRSDYCRSGAATFEKCGHRVVNTTGQLCIAGICTRDLVTYDKGTATQDGDSGAPFFSYNAARNAVVAHGIHVGRSGTLLFAEKWSLIAKTQGVSVLTEP; encoded by the coding sequence GTGTTCACCCGTCGTAGCGCTGCGTTGACGAGCGTTCTCGCAGCCGCGGTACTGCTCCCCGGTGGCCTGGTGGCCCACGCGGGCGGCACCCCACCGGAAATCGACCGGTCCGCCGACCGTATTCAGGAAGCGGTCGCGGAGAAAGGTGCCCTGGGTTTTTACCGGAACGAGCACAAGGGCGGTTTCGTGGTGGTTCTGCCGGCCACCGGGCCAGGCAGTGCCGCCGATTTCACCGTCGCCGGCGTCACCGCCACCGTGGAGCGCAGCCGCACGACCCGGGCGGAGATCGACGCCGTCGACAGCCGGATCCGCGCGGAGGCGCGGCGGGACGGCACGCACGTGTTCGGCTCGGTGTTCGACCTCGCCCGCGACGTCATGGTGATCACCTCCGACGCCCCGCCGGAAACCCTCCGGTCGCTCACCGCCGGGCTGTCGATCGCCGTGGAACACCGGTACGGCACCGGAGGGCGCGAATCGCGGCAGAACGACCCGCGCCCGTTCCGGGGCGGCGCGGCGATCACCGTCGGGTCCGGCAAGTGCACCAGCGGGTTCGCCGTGAAGGACCCGGAGGGCAACCGCTACCTGCTCACCGCGGGCCACTGCGGGTACGTGCCGGGGGTGCCGATCGGCCGCCCGGCGCGCAACACCGGCAGCGGTGCCTACATCGGCGAGTTCTACAACTGGAGCTACCCGAGCCGCGACCTGGCGCTCATCGGCACCCTGCAGACCGGTTTCTACGGGCCTCAGATCTACGTCGGCGACGCCACCGGGAAAACGATCCGGGTGGCCGGCGCGGCGGACCCCGTGGCCGGTCGGAGCGACTACTGCCGCAGCGGTGCCGCCACTTTCGAGAAATGCGGCCACCGGGTCGTCAACACCACCGGTCAATTGTGCATCGCCGGGATCTGCACGCGCGACCTGGTCACCTACGACAAAGGCACGGCGACCCAGGACGGCGATTCCGGGGCGCCGTTCTTCAGCTACAACGCCGCGCGCAACGCGGTGGTCGCCCACGGGATCCACGTCGGGCGGTCCGGCACCCTCCTCTTCGCCGAGAAGTGGAGCCTGATCGCGAAGACCCAGGGCGTTTCGGTGCTGACCGAGCCGTAG
- a CDS encoding family 2 encapsulin nanocompartment cargo protein terpene cyclase translates to MAGRAFGLPGSSTVTDTAPAAQATATADWTTPTGLGTSAARVANQFTRFRPEPPSAPPAPAPAPAPRQAPTPGAFVPATIPGITAPLPTTAALAGTAPTATTTTPATTAPTTTASPAAPPGKGGFVPARIPGITAPLPGLPTAHDVATLSVPLPGVVHDPAYAEREWGDGTHPPLYVPVVERQDEVLTTAVEDGLVAWAADCGFVGEELDMLRAAGFGRLAVLTHTDSDDPQHLLIAAKLNAAWWAADDLYADSSELGATPTELPPRLALAMAAMDPLPDAGEFTGPLDEALAAEPVLVALRTGIDHLARYGTPAQVQRVNFSTFAMFVSWNAYAAWRHTGEYPPAWKYLATRQHDTFSTSMTVIDPVGGYEVPANLYYDPRVRRAAFQAGTASVLVNDLLSVAKDAADENPVVNMVLQIAADRQCPIAEATETVVHLHNRFVRDFEAGHRELLAVPSPELQRFLRGLRSWMGGGFEWHNTNPRYRV, encoded by the coding sequence ATGGCCGGCCGGGCGTTCGGACTGCCAGGCTCGTCCACTGTGACGGACACCGCCCCCGCCGCCCAGGCGACCGCGACCGCCGACTGGACCACGCCGACCGGGTTGGGCACGTCCGCCGCCCGCGTCGCGAACCAGTTCACCCGCTTCCGGCCGGAACCGCCGTCCGCTCCACCCGCCCCGGCACCCGCCCCGGCACCGAGGCAGGCACCGACGCCGGGCGCGTTCGTCCCCGCGACGATCCCGGGCATCACCGCGCCGCTGCCGACGACCGCGGCCCTGGCCGGCACCGCACCCACCGCGACCACCACCACGCCGGCCACCACCGCGCCGACCACCACCGCGTCCCCGGCGGCACCGCCCGGCAAGGGCGGGTTCGTGCCGGCGCGGATCCCGGGGATCACCGCGCCGCTGCCCGGCCTGCCCACGGCGCACGACGTGGCGACGCTGTCGGTCCCGCTGCCGGGCGTCGTGCACGACCCCGCCTACGCCGAACGCGAGTGGGGCGACGGCACGCACCCGCCGCTGTACGTCCCGGTCGTCGAGCGGCAGGACGAGGTGCTCACCACCGCGGTGGAGGACGGGCTCGTCGCGTGGGCCGCCGACTGCGGTTTCGTCGGCGAGGAGCTCGACATGCTGCGGGCCGCGGGCTTCGGCCGGTTGGCCGTGCTCACCCACACCGATTCGGACGACCCCCAGCACCTGCTGATCGCGGCCAAGCTGAACGCCGCCTGGTGGGCCGCCGACGACCTGTACGCCGACAGCAGCGAGCTGGGCGCGACGCCGACCGAGCTGCCGCCCCGGCTGGCGCTGGCCATGGCCGCCATGGACCCGCTGCCCGACGCCGGCGAGTTCACCGGGCCGCTGGACGAGGCGCTGGCCGCCGAGCCGGTGCTGGTGGCGCTGCGCACCGGGATCGACCACCTGGCCCGGTACGGCACGCCGGCGCAGGTGCAGCGGGTGAACTTCTCGACGTTCGCGATGTTCGTCAGCTGGAACGCCTACGCCGCGTGGCGGCACACCGGCGAGTACCCGCCGGCGTGGAAGTACCTGGCCACCCGCCAGCACGACACGTTCTCCACGTCGATGACGGTGATCGACCCGGTCGGCGGCTACGAGGTACCGGCGAACCTGTACTACGACCCGAGGGTCCGGCGGGCGGCGTTCCAGGCCGGCACGGCGTCGGTGCTGGTGAACGACCTGCTCTCGGTCGCCAAGGACGCGGCCGACGAGAACCCGGTGGTGAACATGGTGCTCCAGATCGCCGCGGACCGGCAGTGCCCGATCGCCGAGGCCACCGAGACGGTGGTGCACCTGCACAACCGGTTCGTCCGCGACTTCGAGGCCGGCCACCGCGAACTGCTCGCCGTCCCCTCCCCCGAGCTCCAGCGCTTCCTGCGCGGGCTGCGGTCGTGGATGGGCGGCGGCTTCGAGTGGCACAACACCAACCCGCGCTACCGGGTCTGA
- a CDS encoding GMC family oxidoreductase translates to MVDADFVVVGGGTAGCVLARRLLDRTEGTVLLLEAGDRDTNPAIHDPLRMHELWDSAQDWGLRTVAQRDAADRPLHLPRGRVLGGSHALNAMIHVRGNPADYDDWAARGNAGWSWADVEPVFRRIEEGPLTILRDYAADPVQESILAAAQQAGVPYNEDYNSGEQTGVSRMQFTIAAGERHTTARAYLRPVLDDPRFTLVTNAHVRKLLMSGDRCVGVEWTEYDRVRRAHAGEVVLSAGALGSPLVLLRSGIGPADDLRALGVDVVEDLPGVGENLQDHWLVPTIFSAAKPITHTPGIPPAQTHLFWRSRPGLATPDLQPLHFSAPLYEKWMSGPDNGFSLMAGLVRPASAGRVALSAADGPPVIDPRVLSAQSDVDALVEAVLLCQEIGHEQALKEWGADEIYPGRRELRDYVRRSVTTYHHQSGTCAMGSVVDAELRVRGIEGLRVADASVMPSIVSGNTNSPTAMIAEKAAELISR, encoded by the coding sequence ATGGTCGACGCGGACTTCGTGGTGGTGGGTGGGGGCACGGCCGGCTGTGTGCTGGCGCGGAGGCTGCTGGACCGGACCGAGGGCACGGTGCTGCTCCTGGAGGCCGGCGACCGGGACACCAACCCCGCCATCCACGACCCGTTGCGGATGCACGAGCTGTGGGACAGCGCGCAGGACTGGGGACTGCGCACGGTCGCGCAGCGCGACGCGGCGGACCGCCCCCTGCACCTGCCGAGGGGTCGGGTGTTGGGCGGTTCGCACGCGCTCAACGCGATGATCCACGTCCGGGGCAACCCCGCCGACTACGACGACTGGGCCGCGCGCGGCAACGCCGGCTGGTCGTGGGCCGACGTCGAACCGGTGTTCCGCCGGATCGAGGAAGGTCCGCTCACCATCCTGCGAGACTACGCCGCCGACCCCGTCCAGGAGTCGATCCTGGCTGCCGCGCAGCAGGCCGGCGTGCCCTACAACGAGGACTACAACAGCGGCGAGCAGACCGGTGTCAGCCGGATGCAGTTCACCATCGCCGCCGGCGAGCGGCACACCACCGCCCGCGCCTACCTGCGGCCCGTGCTCGACGACCCGAGGTTCACCCTCGTCACGAACGCGCACGTGCGCAAGCTGCTGATGTCGGGCGACCGGTGCGTGGGCGTGGAGTGGACCGAGTACGACCGGGTGCGTCGCGCGCACGCCGGCGAGGTGGTGCTCAGCGCGGGCGCGCTCGGCTCGCCGCTGGTGCTGCTGCGCTCGGGCATCGGGCCCGCCGACGACCTGCGGGCGCTGGGCGTCGACGTGGTCGAGGACCTGCCGGGCGTCGGCGAGAACCTCCAGGACCACTGGCTGGTGCCGACGATCTTCAGCGCCGCCAAGCCGATCACGCACACGCCGGGCATCCCGCCCGCGCAGACCCACCTGTTCTGGCGCAGCCGCCCCGGTCTGGCCACGCCGGACCTCCAGCCGCTGCACTTCAGCGCCCCGCTGTACGAGAAGTGGATGTCCGGCCCGGACAACGGGTTCTCGCTGATGGCCGGCCTGGTCCGGCCGGCGAGCGCCGGCCGGGTCGCGCTGTCCGCCGCCGACGGCCCGCCGGTGATCGACCCGCGGGTGCTCTCCGCGCAGTCCGATGTGGACGCCCTGGTCGAGGCCGTCCTGCTGTGCCAGGAGATCGGGCACGAGCAGGCGCTCAAGGAGTGGGGCGCGGACGAGATCTACCCCGGCCGCCGCGAGCTGCGCGACTACGTGCGCCGGTCCGTGACCACCTACCACCACCAGTCCGGCACGTGCGCCATGGGCAGCGTGGTGGACGCGGAGCTGCGGGTGCGCGGCATCGAGGGCCTGCGGGTCGCCGACGCGTCGGTGATGCCCTCGATCGTGTCCGGCAACACCAACAGCCCGACCGCGATGATCGCGGAGAAGGCGGCCGAACTGATCTCCCGGTGA
- a CDS encoding WGR domain-containing protein gives MTATTYLELSETDGGAHKFYEVRVDDTEVTITFGRIGELGQVRSASFADHAKALKAAEKKIGEKVRKGYAPAVKGVRARRSVSRRQIVSTRSTAHQAPVLWRFASGAPAFGIFVGEDHAWVGNENGDVYTLTHDGRVTGRFGLPDSVKCIVADDFWIYAGCDDGQVYDLGAKVPRVAYEIAEDVDIYWLDIHDGVLGVSDRQGKVTVVDHEDEFQWSVPASGDSAWMVRCSPEGVFHGHSRGVTHYTGRGHRAWHADTVGEVLFGWQERTDVFAGTSRGRVHRFAKADGRETAVYRCDAPVFSCATSPGGEFVFAGDNQSSVYCFAADGTRLWKLATGCGSAFSMQYRDERLYLVTTDGSLACLDAGREAVHAAEQGQLPPRQDIKAGAIQRVEATAEVEVVSHVEPGEGVVVECVQQGGRIRVHVVSDGYDRTWGVQFPKNIRVPGARYLVSEVVTSAGGSFYRTRGEIKRLR, from the coding sequence ATGACTGCCACGACCTACCTGGAGCTGTCCGAGACCGACGGTGGTGCGCACAAGTTCTACGAGGTGCGCGTCGACGACACCGAGGTCACCATCACGTTCGGGCGCATCGGGGAGCTGGGGCAGGTCCGGTCCGCGAGCTTCGCCGACCACGCCAAGGCGCTCAAGGCCGCCGAGAAGAAGATCGGCGAGAAGGTACGCAAGGGCTACGCGCCGGCCGTCAAGGGCGTGCGCGCGCGGCGGTCGGTGAGCCGGCGGCAGATCGTCAGCACCCGCTCCACCGCCCACCAGGCCCCGGTGCTGTGGCGGTTCGCGTCGGGGGCGCCGGCGTTCGGGATCTTCGTCGGCGAGGACCACGCCTGGGTCGGCAACGAGAACGGCGACGTCTACACCCTCACCCACGACGGCCGGGTCACCGGCCGGTTCGGGCTGCCGGACTCGGTCAAGTGCATCGTGGCCGACGACTTCTGGATCTACGCGGGCTGCGACGACGGCCAGGTGTACGACCTGGGCGCGAAGGTGCCGCGGGTGGCGTACGAGATCGCCGAGGACGTCGACATCTACTGGCTCGACATCCACGACGGCGTGCTGGGCGTGTCCGACCGCCAGGGCAAGGTGACGGTGGTCGACCACGAGGACGAGTTCCAGTGGTCGGTCCCCGCGTCGGGCGACAGCGCCTGGATGGTCCGCTGCTCGCCGGAGGGCGTCTTCCACGGCCACTCGCGCGGCGTCACCCACTACACCGGCCGCGGGCACCGCGCGTGGCACGCCGACACCGTCGGGGAGGTCCTGTTCGGCTGGCAGGAGCGCACCGACGTGTTCGCGGGCACCAGCAGGGGCCGGGTGCACCGGTTCGCCAAGGCGGACGGGCGGGAGACGGCCGTCTACCGGTGCGACGCGCCGGTGTTCTCGTGCGCGACCTCGCCCGGCGGCGAGTTCGTGTTCGCGGGCGACAACCAGTCCTCGGTGTACTGCTTCGCCGCCGACGGCACCCGGCTGTGGAAGCTCGCGACCGGCTGCGGCTCGGCGTTCTCCATGCAGTACCGCGACGAACGGCTCTACCTGGTGACCACGGACGGCTCACTGGCCTGCCTGGACGCCGGTCGCGAGGCCGTGCACGCCGCCGAACAGGGCCAACTCCCGCCCCGCCAGGACATCAAGGCCGGTGCCATCCAACGCGTGGAGGCCACCGCGGAGGTCGAGGTGGTCTCGCACGTGGAGCCCGGCGAGGGCGTCGTCGTGGAGTGCGTCCAGCAGGGCGGCCGGATCAGGGTGCACGTCGTCTCGGACGGCTACGACCGCACGTGGGGCGTGCAGTTCCCCAAGAACATCCGCGTACCGGGCGCCCGCTACCTGGTCTCCGAGGTCGTCACCTCGGCCGGCGGCTCGTTCTACCGCACGAGGGGGGAGATCAAGCGCCTCCGCTGA
- a CDS encoding hemolysin family protein: MSTGFALFASLVLLVANAFFVAGEFALIAAKRHRLEQAAEDGSRAARAAVAGVRELSVMLAGAQLGITLCTLGLGALAKPAVADLLDPVFLAVGLPTQLSYAVAFTISLVLVVFLHMVVGEMAPKSWAIAHPERSALLLAIPFRAFARSVRWVLTSLNHTTNALLRLLKVQPQDELSRADKPDDIRMLVRQSAEHGLIPEGQQRLLIRMLQLRGTSLAQVMIPVSDVDTVREDTDAYAVERHSRATGRSRFPVRAQDGRFVGLVHIREVVRATAIGEPRPVRDLMTEPLTLPASLSVTDAVSEMRANRSQLALVADGADVVGIAALEDLLEELIGEFEDETD; encoded by the coding sequence ATGAGCACCGGGTTCGCGCTGTTCGCGTCACTGGTCCTGTTGGTGGCCAACGCTTTCTTCGTGGCCGGCGAGTTCGCCCTGATCGCCGCCAAGCGGCACCGCCTGGAGCAGGCGGCCGAGGACGGCAGCCGGGCGGCGCGCGCGGCCGTGGCCGGGGTGCGCGAGCTGTCGGTCATGCTGGCCGGCGCGCAGCTCGGCATCACGCTGTGCACGCTCGGCCTGGGCGCGCTGGCCAAGCCCGCCGTCGCCGACCTGCTCGACCCGGTGTTCCTGGCGGTGGGGCTGCCGACCCAGCTGTCCTACGCGGTGGCGTTCACGATCAGCCTGGTGCTGGTGGTGTTCCTGCACATGGTGGTCGGCGAGATGGCGCCCAAGTCGTGGGCCATCGCGCACCCCGAGCGGTCGGCGCTGCTGCTGGCGATCCCGTTCCGGGCGTTCGCGCGGTCGGTGCGGTGGGTGCTGACCTCGCTCAACCACACCACGAACGCCCTGCTGCGGCTGCTGAAGGTGCAGCCGCAGGACGAGCTGTCCCGGGCGGACAAGCCGGACGACATCCGGATGCTGGTGCGCCAGTCCGCCGAGCACGGCCTCATCCCGGAGGGCCAGCAGCGCCTGCTGATCCGGATGCTCCAGCTGCGCGGCACGTCGCTCGCGCAGGTGATGATCCCGGTGTCCGACGTGGACACCGTCCGCGAGGACACCGACGCGTACGCCGTGGAGCGGCACAGCCGGGCGACCGGCCGCTCCCGGTTCCCGGTCCGCGCCCAGGACGGCCGGTTCGTCGGCCTGGTGCACATCCGCGAGGTGGTCCGGGCGACCGCGATCGGCGAGCCCCGCCCGGTGCGCGACCTGATGACCGAACCGCTGACCCTGCCGGCGTCGCTGTCGGTGACGGACGCGGTCAGCGAGATGCGCGCGAACCGGTCGCAACTGGCGCTGGTCGCGGACGGCGCGGACGTCGTGGGCATCGCGGCGCTGGAGGACCTGCTCGAAGAGCTGATCGGCGAGTTCGAGGACGAGACCGACTGA
- a CDS encoding hemolysin family protein, translating to MLILGGLLAIVALTAATGYFVAQEFAFMAVDRGRLRHMAENGDQAADRAYAVTKQLSFMLSGAQFGITVTALLVGYIAEPLLGTGLADLLGFTGLPDPARMSLSLVLALVFATVVQMVLGELLPKNLAIAKPEALAKFLAPSTAVYLKVAGPVIRLFDASANRLLRAVGIEPVEELPQGATSEDLVQIIGAAGAEGHLDPELTRLLDRGLDFRGLTADQAMTPRVAVRTVGADEPTSRVVELLDTGHSRFPVVGRDLDDLVGVVGLAEVLTVPPEQRRGTPVRRIAVPALVVPASLGLPAVLERLRSERRQLACVVDEFGGFAGVVSLEDLAEELVGEIHDEDDIVVAGVLRRPDGWWSVPGRSRIDEIADATGIALPADDSYDTVSGLVLHRLGRTARAGDELALDGVLLRVAEVSRHVPSAVLLHAEDGR from the coding sequence GTGCTGATCCTCGGCGGCCTGCTGGCCATCGTCGCGCTCACCGCCGCGACCGGTTACTTCGTGGCGCAGGAGTTCGCCTTCATGGCCGTCGACCGCGGCCGGCTGCGGCACATGGCCGAGAACGGCGACCAAGCCGCCGACCGCGCCTACGCCGTGACGAAACAACTCTCCTTCATGCTCTCCGGAGCCCAGTTCGGCATCACGGTCACCGCCCTGCTGGTCGGCTACATCGCCGAACCGCTGCTCGGCACCGGCCTGGCCGACCTGCTCGGCTTCACCGGCCTGCCGGACCCGGCGCGGATGTCGCTGTCGCTGGTCCTGGCCCTGGTGTTCGCCACGGTCGTGCAGATGGTGCTCGGTGAGCTGCTGCCCAAGAACCTGGCCATCGCCAAGCCCGAAGCGCTGGCGAAGTTCCTGGCCCCCTCCACCGCGGTCTACCTGAAGGTGGCGGGCCCGGTGATCCGCCTGTTCGACGCCTCCGCCAACCGGCTGCTGCGCGCCGTGGGCATCGAACCGGTCGAGGAGCTGCCGCAGGGCGCGACCTCGGAGGACCTGGTGCAGATCATCGGCGCGGCCGGCGCGGAAGGCCACCTGGACCCCGAGCTGACCCGCCTGCTCGACCGCGGCCTGGACTTCCGCGGCCTCACCGCCGACCAGGCGATGACGCCGCGCGTCGCGGTCCGCACGGTCGGCGCGGACGAGCCCACCTCCCGCGTGGTCGAGCTGCTCGACACCGGCCACTCCCGGTTCCCCGTGGTGGGCCGCGACCTCGACGACCTGGTCGGCGTGGTCGGCCTGGCCGAGGTGCTGACCGTGCCGCCGGAGCAGCGGCGCGGCACGCCCGTGCGGCGGATCGCCGTGCCCGCCCTGGTGGTGCCCGCGTCCCTGGGGCTGCCCGCCGTGCTGGAGCGGCTGCGCTCCGAACGCCGGCAGCTCGCCTGCGTGGTGGACGAGTTCGGCGGCTTCGCCGGCGTCGTCTCGCTGGAGGACCTGGCCGAGGAGCTGGTGGGCGAGATCCACGACGAGGACGACATCGTCGTGGCGGGCGTGCTCCGCCGGCCCGACGGCTGGTGGTCGGTGCCCGGTCGGTCGCGGATCGACGAGATCGCCGACGCCACCGGCATCGCACTGCCCGCCGACGACAGCTACGACACCGTCTCCGGCCTCGTGCTGCACCGCCTGGGCCGCACCGCGCGAGCCGGTGACGAACTCGCGCTCGACGGCGTGCTGCTGCGGGTGGCCGAGGTGTCGCGGCACGTGCCCAGCGCCGTGCTGCTGCACGCGGAGGACGGCCGATGA
- a CDS encoding MerR family transcriptional regulator, translating to MSESLIRIGELAARAGVSIRTVDYYTQLSLIAPAQRTAGNYRLYRLADVERIHLVQRLEVHGLPLDEIAAALTGGQTDVSAILTRIDEDLQVLHTAAETASPELQGILGAIATRVHALINVALQIPPDLPLP from the coding sequence GTGAGCGAGTCCCTGATCAGAATCGGCGAGTTGGCGGCCCGAGCCGGCGTCAGCATCCGCACGGTGGACTATTACACCCAGTTGAGCCTGATCGCGCCCGCTCAGCGCACGGCGGGCAACTACCGCCTGTACCGGCTGGCCGATGTCGAGCGCATCCACCTGGTCCAACGCCTTGAGGTGCACGGCCTGCCGCTGGACGAGATCGCCGCCGCGCTGACCGGCGGGCAGACCGACGTGAGCGCCATCCTGACCCGCATCGACGAGGACCTCCAGGTGCTGCACACGGCGGCCGAGACCGCCTCGCCCGAACTCCAGGGCATCCTCGGCGCGATCGCCACCAGGGTGCACGCGCTGATCAACGTGGCGCTGCAGATCCCGCCGGACCTCCCGCTGCCCTGA
- a CDS encoding polysaccharide deacetylase family protein, whose product MNVASVSLDLDNLWAYLKTHGDPEWERMPSFLPTATPRLLEVFAEHGLTTTVFVVGADAVREDGAAAVAAISAAGHEVGNHSFGHEPWLHRYSRAELEAEVVRTEDALVAAGAPRPVGFRGPGYSVTPDLLDVLAERGYRYDASTLPTWIGPLARFYHNRSAPSTEDSAELFGGFAKVFAPNRAYRWDTGLVELPVTTMPLLRVPVHGSYLLQLHQVSPALARGHFRAALRLCRLLGVSPSLLLHPTDVLGAAEAPGMEFFPGMAVPAAQKVGLLGWALGALRRHFEVVGTGEHVARLGADLPVRAARRLERSG is encoded by the coding sequence GTGAACGTCGCCAGCGTCTCGCTCGACCTGGACAACCTCTGGGCATACCTGAAGACCCACGGCGACCCGGAGTGGGAGCGGATGCCGAGCTTCCTGCCGACCGCCACCCCGCGCCTGCTGGAGGTCTTCGCCGAGCACGGCCTGACCACCACGGTGTTCGTGGTCGGCGCGGACGCGGTGCGCGAGGACGGCGCCGCCGCCGTGGCCGCGATCAGCGCCGCCGGGCACGAGGTCGGCAACCACTCGTTCGGCCACGAGCCGTGGCTGCACCGGTACTCCCGCGCCGAGCTGGAAGCCGAGGTGGTGCGCACCGAGGACGCCCTGGTGGCGGCCGGCGCGCCCCGGCCGGTCGGGTTCCGGGGGCCGGGCTACAGCGTCACCCCCGACCTGCTCGACGTGCTCGCCGAGCGCGGCTACCGCTACGACGCGAGCACGCTGCCCACGTGGATCGGCCCGCTGGCCCGCTTCTACCACAACCGGTCCGCACCCTCCACAGAGGACAGCGCCGAGCTGTTCGGCGGCTTCGCCAAGGTGTTCGCGCCCAACCGCGCCTACCGCTGGGACACCGGGCTGGTGGAGCTGCCGGTGACCACCATGCCGCTGCTGCGGGTCCCCGTCCACGGGTCGTACCTGCTCCAGCTGCACCAGGTCTCCCCCGCCCTGGCGCGCGGCCACTTCCGCGCCGCGCTGCGGCTGTGCCGGCTGCTCGGCGTGTCGCCGTCGCTGCTGCTGCACCCCACCGACGTGCTGGGCGCGGCCGAAGCGCCCGGGATGGAGTTCTTCCCCGGCATGGCGGTGCCCGCCGCGCAGAAGGTCGGGCTGCTGGGCTGGGCGCTGGGCGCGCTGCGCCGGCACTTCGAGGTCGTGGGCACCGGGGAGCACGTGGCCCGGCTGGGCGCGGACCTGCCGGTCCGGGCCGCGCGGCGGCTGGAACGGTCCGGATGA
- a CDS encoding O-antigen ligase family protein, translating into MTWLLRVLACATAALAPLEGYLLELHGQLAKAAPLLLTAVWLAQRVRERRMPQSHPVHGVLALFAVVLLASTALHAGGPYAVDYLLRWLPFLVITVVLVDVAAREVPVRALLASIVGGAAVAAVGALHSLVAEGETRATGPLEDPNDLAYFLVAALPLLVALIGGRRSAVRSAGLAATALVLVAGAAATFSRGGGLALTAALGWLVARRALPLRAVAGGAAALAGVGLGVLLLAGPTLDRALQEKSYIAGTNVDTRELRWQAAARMLTEHPVLGVGPGGFRGGYAAASHNAEVDEQTPVAHNMYLEVAAELGLPGFGLFAGLLAVAAVSSERVLRAGARRPMAAAQASLIAVVVASTFLSQQYYLPLWSLVAVVAAADLRRRETDARAPRDQ; encoded by the coding sequence ATGACCTGGCTGTTGCGCGTGCTCGCGTGCGCGACCGCGGCACTGGCCCCGCTGGAGGGCTACCTGCTCGAACTGCACGGCCAGTTGGCGAAGGCCGCGCCCCTGCTGCTCACCGCGGTGTGGCTGGCGCAGCGGGTGCGAGAGCGGCGGATGCCGCAGTCCCACCCGGTGCACGGGGTGCTGGCGCTGTTCGCGGTCGTGCTGCTGGCCTCCACCGCGTTGCACGCCGGCGGGCCGTACGCGGTGGACTACCTGCTGCGGTGGCTGCCGTTCCTGGTGATCACCGTCGTGCTGGTGGACGTCGCGGCCCGCGAGGTGCCGGTCCGGGCGCTGCTGGCCTCGATCGTCGGCGGCGCGGCGGTGGCCGCCGTGGGCGCGCTGCACAGCCTCGTCGCGGAGGGCGAGACCCGGGCGACCGGGCCGCTGGAGGACCCCAACGACCTGGCGTACTTCCTGGTCGCCGCGCTGCCGCTGCTCGTCGCGCTGATCGGCGGGCGGCGGTCGGCGGTGCGCTCGGCCGGGCTGGCGGCCACCGCGCTGGTGCTGGTCGCCGGTGCGGCGGCGACGTTCTCGCGGGGCGGCGGGCTGGCGCTGACCGCCGCGCTGGGCTGGCTGGTGGCCCGCCGGGCGCTGCCGCTGCGCGCGGTCGCGGGCGGGGCCGCCGCGCTGGCCGGGGTCGGCCTGGGCGTGCTGCTGCTGGCCGGGCCGACGCTGGACCGGGCGTTGCAGGAGAAGAGCTACATCGCGGGGACCAACGTGGACACCCGGGAGCTGCGCTGGCAGGCGGCGGCCCGGATGCTGACCGAGCACCCGGTGCTCGGGGTCGGGCCGGGCGGGTTCCGCGGCGGGTACGCGGCCGCGTCGCACAACGCCGAGGTCGACGAGCAGACCCCGGTGGCGCACAACATGTACCTGGAGGTGGCCGCCGAGCTCGGGCTGCCCGGCTTCGGGCTGTTCGCCGGGCTGCTGGCGGTCGCGGCGGTGTCCTCGGAACGGGTCCTGCGCGCCGGTGCCCGCCGGCCGATGGCCGCCGCCCAGGCGTCGCTGATCGCCGTGGTCGTCGCCTCGACCTTCCTGTCCCAGCAGTACTACCTGCCGTTGTGGTCGCTGGTGGCGGTGGTCGCCGCGGCCGATCTGCGTCGAAGGGAAACCGATGCGCGTGCTCCACGTGATCAGTGA